GTTTGCCGAAACACGCCGGATTGTAAATGCAATTGTACGGAAGTGGGGGAACCCTGATGTTATCCGGGTTGAAATGGGACGCGACCTGAAGCTCCCCGCTAAACAACGTGCTAAGATTGAGAAGGAAAACAAGAAAAACCAGACCCAGAACGCTAACGATAAAACGCGGCTTGAAAAAGAGTTCAAGATTGATGATGCGCGTCGATCGGATATTCTGAAACTGCGCTTATGGGAAGAGCAGGACGGCAAGTGTATGTACACCGGTAAAACAATTGCCAAGAATATGCTGTTTAACGGCACTGTTGACGTTGACCATATTCTGCCGTACAGCCGTACCCTGGATGATAGTAAGAACAATAAAGTTGTCTGTCTGCGAGAAGTAAACCAGGCAAAAGGGAACCGAACACCCTGGGAAGCGGCCATGGCCGGCGTCCTTGATTTTGAAGCACTCAAGGAGATGGCAAAAATATTACGTGCAAACCATAAAATAACTGATAAAAAACACGCCAACCTCCTGATGTCGGCCGAACAATTTGCCGAGCGTTTTTCCGATGACCCCAATAACGGATTCATTGCCAGACAACTCAATGATACCCGTTTTGCCACTCGCTTAGTATCGAAGTATCTGCGAACCGTAACAAAACGGGTAGAAGCACCTACAGGAGCAATGACGGCCATGCTGCGCAGGTTCTGGGGGCTGGATGGAGTACTTCCGGAGCTGGCTTCGCTGGGCAGGGCGTTTGTGGCACCGGTGCTGGAGGGCGGACGGAAGGACAGGAATGACCACCGACATCATGCCGTTGACGCATTAACAATTGCACTCACCAATCAGAGCATAATTCAGAAGATCTCAACACTGAATGCGCGGTCAGAAGAAAAGTCAAAAGAACTCCGCGACGGCAGAATAAAACTCCCCGACGCACCAATTGCGGGCCTACGGAAACTTGCCCTTGACTGTGTGGACAGCATCATTGTAAGTCATCGGAAAACCAGGAAGGGCAGGGGGGCGTTGCACCAGGAAACCCTGTACGGGCTTGCCCGCACACATGGCGGTGAGCAACGTTTTAACGCGGCAGGAGTACCACAGTATGTTGTGCGTAAGCCACTTTCAGCCGGCCTCTCGTGTGGCGAAATAGACGGCATTGTAAATCCTGTTGTTCGCAACCTGGTATTACAGCGTTTGGAAGAGTTTGGTGTAAACACTTCACAAAAAAAATATACTATCCCCGAAGATGCCTTTGCGGCACCATTGTATTACGAACTCGCATCCGGCGAACGCCGTAGGATTAAGCGAGTACGGATCCTGGTGCCATCGACGAGTGCAGTTAAGCTACGAAAAGATGGGGTTTATGTTATTCCGTTTGGTAGTGACCATATGTTGTTTTATCGAGAGAATGACTCTCAGAAATATAAGTGGGAACTTAGGTCAAGGTTGGATTTGGCCAAAAAACTCCCTTTGCAAAAGTTAACATTATCAGAGGCAGAACAGGCGATCAGTTTGCGTGCAGGCGATTTGGTTGAGTTAACGAGAAAGGGAAAGATCGATGTTTACAAAGTACAAAAACTTTCTGGTGCCGGAGTTGGCGAAGTATCTCTATTCCATCACGCTGATGCTTCCGGAAATACAAAACAGTATGAACGTCCCACCCCCTCCGCAATGCAGTTTGAAAAACTTACCGTTGACATATTGGGAAACATTACACCGGAATGATAAAGCGCTCAGTTGTTATTCAGAACCGGTGCTATGTATCGGTTCTGAATAACCAGCTTACAATTGAGAACCGTGAAACCGGCGAGATGAATTCGGTGCCGATAGAGGACGTAGGGTATCTGGAGTTCGAATCAGCGCAGTGCACGGTAACCACTGCTGCGCTCTCGCGGCTTGCTGCCGGCGGTGCCGTTGTTGTAGTATGCAACCAGCGGTATGCACCCGAAGCAATTACGCTCCCGCTTGAAGGCAACACACTGCATGCCGAGCGCATTCAGATGCAGGTTAGTGCATCCACACCGGTAAAGAAGCGCCTGTGGCAGCAGCTTGTCCGATGCAAAATCAGAAACCAGGCTGCAGTATTAAAAACCATGGGGCTGCCGCACGCCACGGTTGCACGGTGTGCCACCATGGTTTATACCGCTGACCGGACTAATCGGGAAGCCGTTGCAGCAAAGGCGTACTGGCAGCAACTATTAAAGTTGTATGGAGTTACCAGGGATCCTGACGGACTGTATCCGAATAATTTTCTGAATTACGGCTATGCAGTTCTTCGCTCATCGGTAGCCAGGGGACTGGTGCGGGCCGGATTACATCCTGCACTGGGCATACATCACAGCAACCGTAGTAATGCCTTTGCACTGGCTGATGACGTAATGGAACCGTACCGTCCGTTTGCCGATTTGCATATTCTGCAATTCTGTGCTACACTGGTTGAACCCACAGAGCTTCAGCCCCCTCACAAGAAAGAGATATTGCAACTCCTTGTTCGCGATGTGCAGCACAGTATTGGCCGACGTCCGTTGTTAAACTCAGTAGAAGTTGTATGTGCCCAGGTAGCGCAAACCCTTGGCGGAAGCAGCACCGAACCGGATCTACCCATTTTACGCGCATAAGTGAGTACAGAGCCGTGTGGGTGATGGTGCTTTTTGATTTGCCGGTAACCACGGCAGCAACCCGAAAAGCATACACGCATTTTCATAAGGGGCTGCTAAAGGACGGATTCTCGATGTGGCAGTTTAGCGTCTATGTCAGGCATTGTGCATCTGACGAAAACGGCACAGTACACATCGAAAGGGTGGAGCGCATGATGCCCAAGGCCGGTAAGGTATCAATCCTGGTTATCACAGAAAAGCAAATGGCATCGGTCCGCACATTCTGGGGCGCTGTAAAGCAGGATAATCCCGGTGGCCCTCTCCAGCTTGAACTATTCTAAAAAAAAAAGAGCCTTAAGAACAAAGAGGTAAGTTCTTACGGCTCTTTATACACTGCAAAATCTACGTAACTACAATAAAAATATAAACACTGTAATACTAAGACTTTCAAAGATCT
This is a stretch of genomic DNA from Ignavibacteria bacterium. It encodes these proteins:
- the cas9 gene encoding type II CRISPR RNA-guided endonuclease Cas9 (Cas9, originally named Csn1, is the large, multifunctional signature protein of type II CRISPR/Cas systems. It is well known even to general audiences because its RNA-guided endonuclease activity has made it a popular tool for custom editing of eukaryotic genomes.), translated to MSTVLGLDIGSNSVGWALVDIENQSITAMGVRIFPDAVENKNSEREESKNVARRMKRQLRKQYDRRRRRAKVVRSIMVKNALLPLTEEELDRLNTSDPYELRSRSLTEKLELYEIGKIIDHINSRRGFQSNRKSSSEEETSGVIIDGTKDGLKPGIMAIDESLNPKLRKYKDYLAEKASIVKKLPDVKHGYRTMGEYLYSLDPHTVRRRNRFTLRDHYRIELDLILALQARYYPKVLTPELQEQILGSVFHQRPLKSVRHLVGKCRFEPGKKRVHKSHPEYQRFRFLQQVNALRVNTTDRVSGDDTDLLPEEIYNLKLIAEAAAAKGRDRKLKLETQGDIKKALGWKSKIPATASVTSVDLERTIADMRNALGRTYIDGLPREQVHELWNVLQYAEDLDWVIDWAQKKLGVDETKARAFAAIKLEDGYGSVSLRAVRKILPFLEEGDLYNEAVVHAGYNFHDEALDFQITDRVPALLPEDARNSMVQRSFAETRRIVNAIVRKWGNPDVIRVEMGRDLKLPAKQRAKIEKENKKNQTQNANDKTRLEKEFKIDDARRSDILKLRLWEEQDGKCMYTGKTIAKNMLFNGTVDVDHILPYSRTLDDSKNNKVVCLREVNQAKGNRTPWEAAMAGVLDFEALKEMAKILRANHKITDKKHANLLMSAEQFAERFSDDPNNGFIARQLNDTRFATRLVSKYLRTVTKRVEAPTGAMTAMLRRFWGLDGVLPELASLGRAFVAPVLEGGRKDRNDHRHHAVDALTIALTNQSIIQKISTLNARSEEKSKELRDGRIKLPDAPIAGLRKLALDCVDSIIVSHRKTRKGRGALHQETLYGLARTHGGEQRFNAAGVPQYVVRKPLSAGLSCGEIDGIVNPVVRNLVLQRLEEFGVNTSQKKYTIPEDAFAAPLYYELASGERRRIKRVRILVPSTSAVKLRKDGVYVIPFGSDHMLFYRENDSQKYKWELRSRLDLAKKLPLQKLTLSEAEQAISLRAGDLVELTRKGKIDVYKVQKLSGAGVGEVSLFHHADASGNTKQYERPTPSAMQFEKLTVDILGNITPE
- the cas1 gene encoding type II CRISPR-associated endonuclease Cas1 — encoded protein: MIKRSVVIQNRCYVSVLNNQLTIENRETGEMNSVPIEDVGYLEFESAQCTVTTAALSRLAAGGAVVVVCNQRYAPEAITLPLEGNTLHAERIQMQVSASTPVKKRLWQQLVRCKIRNQAAVLKTMGLPHATVARCATMVYTADRTNREAVAAKAYWQQLLKLYGVTRDPDGLYPNNFLNYGYAVLRSSVARGLVRAGLHPALGIHHSNRSNAFALADDVMEPYRPFADLHILQFCATLVEPTELQPPHKKEILQLLVRDVQHSIGRRPLLNSVEVVCAQVAQTLGGSSTEPDLPILRA
- the cas2 gene encoding CRISPR-associated endonuclease Cas2, which produces MCPGSANPWRKQHRTGSTHFTRISEYRAVWVMVLFDLPVTTAATRKAYTHFHKGLLKDGFSMWQFSVYVRHCASDENGTVHIERVERMMPKAGKVSILVITEKQMASVRTFWGAVKQDNPGGPLQLELF